One genomic segment of Sanyastnella coralliicola includes these proteins:
- the hisH gene encoding imidazole glycerol phosphate synthase subunit HisH yields MIAIIDYGVGNLASVRNMIKKAGGKAKISSDPEVLASAEKLILPGVGAFGVGMANLRERGLDTLIKERAAAGVKILGICLGAQLLTDYSEENDCEGLGLIPAKTIRFNVADQGLKVPHMGWNNIQVSQSDHPLLQNIQANPRYYFVHSYYMKCDDQADELCSCDYGHSFSAGIAKGHVAGMQFHPEKSHVFGLKVMENFLSW; encoded by the coding sequence ATGATCGCGATTATTGACTACGGCGTAGGTAACCTTGCCTCGGTAAGGAATATGATCAAGAAAGCTGGCGGAAAGGCTAAGATTTCTTCTGATCCTGAAGTTCTCGCTAGCGCGGAAAAGCTCATCCTTCCAGGGGTGGGCGCTTTTGGAGTTGGAATGGCTAATCTTCGGGAGCGAGGATTAGACACTCTTATCAAGGAACGCGCAGCGGCTGGAGTTAAGATCCTAGGCATTTGCCTTGGGGCACAGTTGCTAACGGATTACAGCGAAGAGAACGATTGTGAAGGGTTAGGATTGATTCCTGCCAAGACTATTCGTTTCAATGTAGCAGATCAAGGTTTGAAAGTACCTCACATGGGGTGGAACAACATCCAGGTTTCTCAATCAGACCATCCTCTACTTCAAAATATTCAAGCCAACCCGCGCTATTATTTCGTGCACAGCTATTACATGAAATGTGATGACCAAGCAGATGAACTGTGCAGCTGCGATTACGGACATTCATTCTCGGCTGGAATTGCAAAAGGACATGTTGCCGGTATGCAATTTCACCCTGAGAAAAGCCACGTATTTGGCCTGAAGGTGATGGAGAACTTTTTAAGCTGGTAA
- a CDS encoding AglZ/HisF2 family acetamidino modification protein translates to MQRARIIPILTVDNGKLVKTVKFKKPNYIGDPINAIKIFNDKMIDEIVILDITASKQGRKPNTDLIYEMASECFSPLGYGGGITSFEEAKKVFDQGVEKVIINSAIAGNASLLQEIADAYGSQSVVVSLDVKKPLFGGMRPCFRSASDVIKEDIVAFAQRMESAGAGELIVHNTDRDGTFSGLDRELTKSVASAVGIPVIACGGAHSVEDMNETISATGASAAAAGSIFVYKDRNPKSILISYPTPEDIISR, encoded by the coding sequence ATGCAGAGAGCACGGATCATACCCATACTGACTGTAGATAACGGCAAGCTCGTGAAGACGGTGAAGTTCAAAAAACCGAACTACATCGGAGACCCGATCAACGCCATCAAGATCTTCAACGATAAGATGATCGATGAGATCGTTATCCTTGACATTACTGCTTCGAAGCAAGGACGAAAACCGAACACCGACCTCATTTACGAAATGGCCAGTGAGTGTTTTTCGCCGCTAGGCTATGGTGGAGGAATCACATCTTTCGAAGAAGCCAAAAAGGTATTTGATCAAGGGGTTGAGAAGGTGATTATTAATTCAGCTATCGCTGGGAACGCTTCGCTTCTGCAAGAAATCGCTGATGCCTACGGCAGTCAAAGTGTAGTCGTGAGTTTGGACGTGAAGAAACCTCTGTTCGGCGGAATGCGTCCATGTTTCCGATCGGCAAGTGACGTGATTAAGGAAGATATTGTTGCCTTTGCTCAACGCATGGAGTCAGCAGGAGCAGGAGAGCTGATTGTACACAACACTGATCGCGACGGCACCTTTAGCGGACTAGATCGCGAGCTGACTAAATCGGTGGCTAGTGCGGTCGGAATTCCGGTAATTGCTTGTGGCGGAGCACACTCCGTAGAAGACATGAATGAAACCATTTCTGCAACCGGAGCTTCAGCTGCAGCCGCAGGAAGCATCTTCGTTTACAAAGACAGAAATCCGAAATCAATCCTAATCTCCTACCCTACTCCAGAAGACATAATCTCACGTTGA
- a CDS encoding N-acetyl sugar amidotransferase → MTTLNNTTQDVRVCTKTVMDNIADPDITFDENGVCNYFYQYQDRVEKFFVGGEEGQRQMEEVFAKIREEGKNKKYDCITGVSGGVDSTYMVYLCKKYGLRPLVVHLDNGWNSEIANQNINNIIDKCGFDLHTHVIDWEEFRDLQLSFLKASVIDLELTSDHAIFAVIYGLAQKHGITYMLNGFNITTEGILPSAWRWFKYDWLNIRSIQKQFGSKKLKTFPHVSFGKKTYYEFVKKIQTVMPLNYIDYNKEEAKELISRELGWRDYGGKHFESIITRFYQGYILPEKFGVDKRKAHLSTLIASGQMTRDEALEELKQPIYDADMLEEDKEFVLKKFGFSEAEFEAVMNAPIKAHTDYPSYITKHYKYHEQIMKSISPATRLVKKALGIRRENKSY, encoded by the coding sequence ATGACCACCCTCAACAACACCACCCAAGACGTACGTGTATGTACGAAAACGGTAATGGATAACATTGCTGACCCAGACATCACCTTTGATGAAAATGGGGTCTGCAATTACTTCTACCAATACCAAGATCGTGTCGAGAAATTCTTCGTTGGAGGAGAAGAAGGGCAACGTCAAATGGAAGAGGTGTTCGCCAAGATCCGCGAAGAAGGGAAAAACAAGAAATACGATTGCATTACAGGAGTCAGTGGAGGTGTTGATAGCACCTACATGGTATACCTCTGCAAGAAGTATGGATTACGTCCGCTAGTTGTTCACCTAGACAATGGGTGGAACTCTGAAATTGCCAATCAGAACATCAATAATATCATCGATAAGTGTGGCTTTGATCTTCACACCCATGTCATCGACTGGGAGGAGTTCAGAGATCTGCAGTTATCATTTTTGAAAGCATCTGTCATTGACCTTGAGTTAACTTCAGATCACGCCATCTTCGCAGTGATCTATGGATTGGCTCAAAAGCATGGCATTACTTACATGTTGAACGGATTCAACATTACTACAGAAGGCATTCTTCCTTCAGCGTGGCGATGGTTCAAGTATGACTGGTTGAATATCCGTTCGATTCAAAAGCAGTTCGGATCAAAGAAACTGAAGACCTTCCCTCATGTAAGCTTCGGTAAGAAGACCTACTATGAATTCGTGAAGAAGATTCAGACGGTGATGCCGCTGAATTACATTGATTACAACAAGGAAGAAGCAAAAGAACTTATCTCTCGCGAACTCGGTTGGCGTGACTACGGAGGTAAGCACTTCGAGAGTATCATCACTCGCTTCTACCAAGGATATATTCTTCCGGAGAAGTTTGGGGTAGATAAGCGCAAAGCACACTTATCTACGCTGATTGCTTCCGGACAAATGACGCGAGACGAAGCGCTTGAAGAGCTCAAGCAACCCATCTATGACGCAGATATGCTCGAGGAAGACAAAGAATTCGTTCTGAAGAAATTCGGATTTAGCGAAGCTGAATTTGAAGCCGTCATGAACGCGCCGATAAAGGCACACACAGACTATCCTAGCTACATCACAAAGCACTATAAATACCACGAACAGATCATGAAGTCAATCTCTCCAGCAACGCGTCTGGTGAAGAAAGCACTTGGGATCCGTCGAGAAAATAAGTCGTACTGA
- a CDS encoding Gfo/Idh/MocA family protein: protein MKKTRFAIVGCGSIGRRHIAVIDAEPNAEIVAICDIKEEAAREQSDLYDNLPFYTDFTEMLANIEADVINIATPHALHADMSIEALRAGFDVLVEKPMALTTEDCKRMNAVSKETGQQLWVVKQNRHNVPVRLAKDAIDKGMLGKIFMIKCDILWNRYQGYYDDSPWRGVKEEEGGALFTQASHFIDLLIWWCGDVVKAQCHAETQNHNIETEDSGVAILNFANGAIGSLVWTTCVYNKNYEGSVTIVGERGTIKIGGKYLNKIEFWDVEGYPLPEGIEFSDKPNAYGKYQGTSSNHDKVVKALIAYLNREGNETVDGFEGMKSIDAIEHIYNAMANG from the coding sequence ATGAAAAAGACCCGTTTTGCCATTGTAGGATGCGGAAGCATTGGTCGCCGCCACATCGCGGTGATCGACGCTGAACCCAATGCGGAGATCGTAGCGATCTGTGATATCAAGGAAGAAGCTGCTCGCGAGCAATCTGATCTTTATGACAACCTTCCTTTCTACACAGATTTCACGGAAATGCTGGCAAACATCGAAGCTGATGTGATTAACATTGCCACACCTCACGCGTTGCATGCTGACATGTCGATTGAAGCACTCCGTGCTGGTTTTGACGTCTTAGTTGAGAAGCCAATGGCCCTCACAACGGAAGACTGTAAGCGCATGAATGCCGTATCAAAGGAAACCGGTCAGCAGCTGTGGGTCGTGAAGCAAAACCGTCACAACGTTCCTGTTCGATTGGCCAAAGATGCGATCGACAAAGGAATGCTCGGTAAGATCTTCATGATCAAGTGTGACATCCTATGGAATCGTTACCAAGGGTACTACGATGACTCTCCGTGGCGAGGTGTGAAAGAAGAAGAAGGCGGGGCGCTATTCACTCAAGCAAGTCACTTCATTGATCTATTAATCTGGTGGTGTGGTGATGTAGTGAAAGCTCAGTGTCACGCTGAAACTCAGAATCATAATATTGAAACAGAAGACAGCGGTGTAGCCATCTTGAACTTCGCTAACGGAGCCATTGGCTCATTGGTTTGGACAACTTGTGTCTACAACAAAAACTACGAAGGGTCAGTGACCATCGTAGGAGAGCGAGGTACCATCAAGATCGGTGGCAAGTACCTCAACAAGATTGAATTCTGGGATGTAGAAGGATACCCTCTTCCAGAAGGGATCGAATTCTCAGATAAGCCGAATGCCTACGGTAAGTACCAGGGAACAAGCTCAAATCACGACAAGGTGGTGAAGGCATTGATCGCCTACTTAAACCGTGAAGGAAATGAAACAGTAGATGGTTTCGAAGGAATGAAATCAATTGACGCCATCGAACACATTTACAACGCAATGGCCAATGGCTGA
- a CDS encoding acyltransferase: MAEPKKYQAQIRDVNFGENVIVVEPCNLYECSIGSNSFVGPFVEIQKGVVVGDRSKVQSHTFICELVTIGDDCFIGHGVMFINDLFSDGGPAGGDQTKWKQTFIGNKVSIGSNATILPVTICDEVVIGAGSVVTKDITEPGVYAGNPAKKLR; this comes from the coding sequence ATGGCTGAACCGAAGAAATACCAAGCACAAATCCGCGACGTCAATTTCGGTGAGAATGTCATCGTTGTTGAACCTTGCAACCTCTATGAATGCAGCATCGGCAGCAACAGCTTTGTTGGGCCCTTTGTTGAAATTCAAAAAGGAGTCGTTGTAGGGGATCGCAGCAAAGTGCAGTCGCATACCTTCATTTGCGAATTGGTAACGATCGGTGATGATTGCTTTATCGGACATGGAGTCATGTTTATCAATGACTTGTTCAGTGATGGAGGACCGGCCGGAGGCGATCAAACGAAATGGAAACAAACCTTCATCGGGAATAAGGTCTCGATTGGAAGCAATGCCACCATTCTCCCTGTCACTATTTGCGACGAAGTCGTGATTGGCGCAGGTAGCGTAGTGACAAAAGATATCACGGAGCCTGGCGTCTACGCTGGGAATCCAGCAAAAAAACTTCGGTAA
- a CDS encoding DegT/DnrJ/EryC1/StrS family aminotransferase: protein MNVPFVDLHAQYLRYKDEFDSAIANVISETAFISGKHAKAFEANFSEYAQVGHTVSCANGTDSLEILLDVLGVGPGDEVIIPALSWISTAEVIGTRGATPVFVDIDETYTINVDLIEEKITPQTRGIMPVHLYGCPANMPRIMEIAEKHNLFVIEDSAQAHGAEWGGQRIATFGTAGSFSFYPGKNLGAYGDAGGMVTDSEEIANKARMIANHGQPKKHEHIMEGRNSRMDGMQAAILNVKLPYIETWTEERIAHAARYTELLKESSVQTPIVPEGARHVFHLYVVQHDDRDGLRQHLADHGIGNAIHYPTPMPFMPCYAHLGYTEADFPVATAACKRIVSLPMYPEMTNEHIDRVVETINSYGG from the coding sequence ATGAACGTACCTTTTGTTGACCTCCATGCGCAGTACTTGCGCTACAAAGATGAATTCGATTCCGCGATAGCGAATGTCATCAGCGAAACCGCATTCATCAGCGGTAAACACGCGAAAGCCTTTGAAGCCAACTTCTCTGAGTACGCTCAAGTAGGGCACACAGTAAGCTGCGCGAACGGAACTGACTCCCTTGAAATCCTCTTGGATGTTCTTGGTGTAGGACCAGGTGATGAGGTAATCATCCCAGCGCTATCATGGATTTCGACTGCTGAGGTTATTGGCACAAGAGGTGCTACACCGGTATTCGTTGACATAGACGAAACCTATACGATCAACGTAGACTTGATCGAAGAAAAAATCACTCCTCAAACAAGAGGTATCATGCCTGTGCACCTATATGGATGTCCGGCGAACATGCCTCGAATCATGGAGATCGCGGAAAAGCACAACCTATTCGTCATCGAAGACAGTGCGCAGGCGCATGGTGCTGAATGGGGAGGTCAACGCATTGCTACATTTGGAACCGCAGGTAGCTTTAGCTTCTACCCAGGAAAAAACTTGGGTGCGTACGGAGACGCCGGTGGAATGGTGACCGACAGCGAAGAGATCGCGAATAAAGCACGCATGATCGCTAACCACGGTCAGCCAAAGAAACACGAGCACATCATGGAAGGCCGCAATTCCCGAATGGACGGAATGCAAGCAGCCATTCTAAATGTGAAGCTCCCATACATTGAGACATGGACGGAAGAGCGCATTGCTCATGCCGCTCGTTACACTGAGTTACTGAAAGAAAGCAGCGTTCAAACGCCAATCGTTCCTGAGGGCGCTCGTCATGTCTTCCACCTTTATGTAGTGCAGCATGATGACCGCGATGGTTTGAGACAACATCTCGCGGATCATGGCATCGGTAATGCGATCCACTACCCTACGCCAATGCCTTTCATGCCGTGTTACGCGCATCTGGGCTATACTGAAGCAGATTTCCCTGTAGCTACGGCGGCATGTAAACGCATTGTTTCGCTTCCGATGTATCCGGAAATGACTAATGAGCATATTGATCGCGTTGTAGAAACCATCAATTCTTATGGCGGATAA